In Populus nigra chromosome 1, ddPopNigr1.1, whole genome shotgun sequence, one genomic interval encodes:
- the LOC133672001 gene encoding UBP1-associated protein 2A-like, translated as MVKKRKPTSKPQQSSSSKQPKIEKPPQPPPPSSEAEEVAAVVEEEEEEEEEEEEEEDSSSSETESGDSGSEEEEESESESESEEEESEDSKRETISKILQPFTKELLIKILKEAASTDPCIATELFNSVDSDPVHRKIFVHGLGWDAHNETLISVFKKYGEIEECKIVTDKATGRSKGYGFLLFKTRIAARKALKEPQKKVGNRTVSCQLASLGKGQNQKQDNNSDVSLRKLYIGNVGPQISVENLRDFFAQFGEIEDGPSGFDKSTRKFRGFAFIVYKSLEGIRKALEEPVKVFEGLKLQCSLSTKNSSGGGGNANVAEASSAGSGNNAGVVQGNLGIQGLLNQGMVGQSVNPTGAVFLGQNPALGVLNPVLGLGVGAGGMLNQTGLSPLFPGGVSQPLNRVGNVGPSIGLGAGFTTQHGINTISNSMIGSYNSQAALQGLGAYQSSQLSQPSASAARSQAGIGSVPSYFGR; from the coding sequence ATGGTCAAGAAACGAAAGCCCACTTCCAAACCCCAACAATCATCCTCTTCTAAACAACCCAAAATTGAAAAGCCCCCGCAGCCTCCACCACCTTCCTCAGAAGCCGAAGAAGTAGCAGCAGTggtagaggaagaggaggaggaggaggaggaggaggaagaagaagaagacagttCCTCATCAGAAACAGAGTCAGGGGATTCAGGATCcgaagaggaggaggaatcTGAATCTGAATCTGAatccgaagaagaagaaagcgaAGATTCTAAACGAGAAACCATAAGCAAAATCTTACAACCCTTCACTAAAGAACTACTTATCAAAATCCTCAAAGAAGCAGCCTCCACTGACCCATGTATCGCCACAGAACTCTTCAACTCCGTCGATTCTGACCCAGTCCACCGCAAAATCTTCGTTCACGGACTCGGTTGGGATGCCCACAACGAAACCCTTATCtcagttttcaaaaaatacggTGAAATTGAGGAATGCAAGATTGTAACTGATAAGGCTACAGGTCGCTCAAAAGGGTAtggttttcttctctttaaaaCGCGAATTGCTGCGCGGAAAGCGCTTAAAGAGCCACAAAAAAAGGTGGGGAATCGAACGGTTTCGTGTCAATTGGCGTCTTTAGGAAAGGGGCAGAATCAGAAACAGGACAATAACTCTGATGTCAGTTTGAGGAAATTGTACATAGGGAATGTGGGTCCGCAGATTAGTGTGGAGAATCTTAGAGACTTTTTTGCTCAGTTTGGAGAAATTGAAGATGGGCCATCAGGTTTTGATAAGAGTACTAGGAAGTTTAGGGGTTTTGCCTTTATTGTTTATAAGAGTTTAGAGGGGATTAGGAAGGCATTAGAAGAGCCTGTTAAGGTTTTTGAAGGTTTAAAGTTGCAGTGCTCACTATCTACTAAGAATagcagtggtggtggtggtaatgCTAATGTTGCGGAGGCGTCGAGTGCTGGTTCTGGTAACAATGCAGGAGTTGTGCAGGGAAATTTGGGAATTCAGGGTTTATTGAACCAGGGAATGGTGGGGCAGAGTGTGAATCCAACAGGTGCAGTTTTCTTGGGGCAGAATCCTGCTTTGGGGGTTTTGAATCCGGTGCTGGGTCTAGGTGTTGGTGCAGGTGGGATGCTGAATCAGACAGGGTTGAGTCCATTGTTTCCTGGTGGGGTTTCGCAGCCTTTGAACAGAGTTGGGAATGTTGGTCCTTCTATTGGATTGGGTGCAGGATTTACCACACAGCATGGGATTAATACTATAAGCAACAGTATGATTGGTAGTTATAATTCTCAGGCTGCTTTGCAGGGATTGGGTGCTTATCAGAGTTCTCAATTGAGTCAGCCTTCTGCATCAGCAGCAAGGTCTCAGGCTGGCATTGGATCTGTGCCGAGTTATTTTGGGCGCTAG